One part of the Aricia agestis chromosome Z, ilAriAges1.1, whole genome shotgun sequence genome encodes these proteins:
- the LOC121738999 gene encoding TOM1-like protein 2 translates to MSFFGVGNPFATPVGQKIEQATDGSLPSENWALNMEICDIINSSPDGPKDAVKAIRKRLTQSAGKNYTIVMYTLTVLETCVKNCGKNFHYLVCSKDFISELVKLIGPKNDPPTVVQEKVLGLIQCWADAFQNQPDLQGVGQVYAELRAKGVEFPMTDLDAMAPIFTPQRSVPDGVESGSPPAAAPGSPARAVHENNTASVSLSDSQTSKLRADLSVVEGNMTVMNDMLNELTTQPYDQHHDSDIELLNELASTLCAMQERVAELVGRLADSPLTADLLLANDRLHSLLLRHKRFLSNRNAATNGATPSAILGAAMGVPGTASPKKDDDALIDLSDDVPDMAKLSVKEVAADKSPGSKDEFDMFAHSRNLTYENTRTGGSSYADNAEEQASGLAAVAGQRPLQGAALPTGMDQREFDEISAWLEQEKASSEANAQESVTSSDFDKFLAERAAAAESLPSASPPGNPAPGNPGNPTPTATPRHRQIKKEEDSMFAL, encoded by the exons ATGTCGTTTTTCGGGGTTGGAAATCCATTTGCTACGCCAGTTGGCCAAAAAATAG AACAAGCTACTGATGGATCCCTGCCATCGGAAAACTGGGCGTTGAACATGGAGATATGTGATATAATAAACAGCAGTCCCGATGGCCCGAAAGATGCAGTCAAGGCGATTAGAAAGCGGTTAACTCAGAGTGCTggcaaaaattatacaattgtCATGTACACTCTTACTGTGCTGGAGACTTGTGTGAAAAATTGTGGCAAAAACTTCCACTATTTAGTTTGCAGCAAGGATTTTATATCTGAACTT gtaAAACTCATTGGGCCAAAGAATGACCCTCCCACCGTGGTACAAGAAAAGGTCTTGGGCCTTATACAGTGTTGGGCTGATGCCTTCCAAAATCAACCTGATCTGCAG GGTGTGGGTCAAGTGTACGCTGAGCTTCGGGCCAAAGGTGTGGAGTTCCCGATGACGGATCTCGACGCGATGGCCCCGATCTTCACGCCACAAAGG AGTGTCCCTGACGGTGTGGAGTCAGGGTCGCCCCCGGCGGCCGCGCCCGGCTCGCCGGCCAGAGCCGTACACGAGAACAACACCGCATCC GTATCGCTGTCGGACAGTCAGACGAGCAAACTGCGCGCGGACCTGTCGGTTGTGGAGGGCAACATGACCGTCATGAACGACATGCTCAATGAACTCACTACGCAGCCTTACGACCAGCACCATGATAGTGATATTGAGCTGCTCAAT GAGCTGGCCAGCACGCTGTGCGCGATGCAGGAGCGCGTGGCGGAGCTGGTGGGGCGGCTGGCGGACTCCCCCCTCACCGCAGACCTGCTGCTGGCCAACGACCGCCTGCACAGCCTGCTGCTCCGACACAAGCGGTTCCTCAGCAACAG GAACGCAGCGACGAATGGCGCGACGCCGTCCGCCATCTTGGGCGCCGCCATGGGCGTGCCCGGCACTGCGTCGC CAAAGAAAGATGACGACGCACTGATTGACCTCAGCGATGATGTGCCGGATATGGCCAAACTGA GCGTGAAGGAGGTTGCGGCGGATAAGTCACCGGGCAGCAAGGACGAGTTTGACATGTTCGCGCACTCCAGGAACCTCACATACGAAAACACTAGGACTGG CGGCAGCAGCTACGCGGACAACGCGGAGGAGCAGGCGTCGGGGCTCGCCGCCGTCGCCGGACAACGACCCCTCCAGGGCGCCGCGCTG CCCACGGGAATGGATCAAAGGGAATTCGATGAAATATCCGCTTGGTTAGAACAGGAAAAG gCGTCCTCAGAAGCGAACGCTCAGGAGAGCGTCACAAGCAGCGATTTCGACAAGTTCTTGGCGGAGCGAGCCGCTGCTGCCGAGAGCCTCCCCTCCGCCTCACCCCCCGGGAACCCAGCCCCCGGCAACCCTGGGAACCCTACCCCCACCGCGACCCCCAGACACCGCCAGATCAAGAAGGAGGAGGACTCCATGTTTGCACTCTGA